Proteins from one Enterobacter bugandensis genomic window:
- the ptrR gene encoding putrescine utilization regulator PtrR translates to MDLTQLEMFNAVALTGSITQAAQKVHRVPSNLTTRIRQLEADLGVELFIRENQRLRLSPAGHNFLRYSRQIMALVDEARMVVAGDEPQGLFALGALESTAAVRIPETLAQFNQRYPRIQFALSTGPSGTMIDGVLEGTLSAAFVDGPLSHPELEGMPVYREEMMLVTPAGQTEVTRAAQVSGSDVYAFRANCSYRRHLESWFHADRAAPGRIHEMESYHGMLACVIAGAGIALMPRSMLESMPGHHQVEAWPLAENWRWLTTWLVWRRGAMTRQLEAFIALLNERLQPAPSP, encoded by the coding sequence ATGGACTTAACCCAGCTTGAAATGTTCAACGCCGTCGCGCTGACGGGCAGCATCACCCAGGCGGCGCAGAAGGTGCATCGCGTTCCTTCGAATCTGACGACCCGCATCCGCCAGCTAGAGGCCGATCTTGGCGTGGAGCTGTTTATTCGTGAGAACCAGCGTTTACGCTTATCTCCCGCCGGGCATAACTTCCTGCGCTACAGCAGGCAGATCATGGCGCTGGTGGATGAAGCGCGCATGGTCGTCGCGGGCGATGAGCCGCAGGGGCTGTTTGCCCTCGGCGCGCTGGAGAGCACCGCCGCCGTGCGCATCCCTGAGACGCTGGCGCAGTTTAACCAGCGCTATCCGCGCATCCAGTTTGCCCTGTCTACCGGGCCGTCCGGGACGATGATTGATGGCGTACTGGAGGGAACCCTGAGCGCCGCCTTTGTCGACGGGCCGCTGTCGCACCCGGAGCTGGAGGGGATGCCGGTCTACCGGGAAGAGATGATGCTGGTCACCCCTGCCGGGCAGACGGAGGTAACGCGCGCTGCGCAGGTGAGCGGCAGCGATGTTTATGCCTTTCGCGCAAACTGCTCGTATCGCCGACACCTGGAGAGCTGGTTTCATGCAGACAGAGCCGCGCCGGGACGCATTCATGAGATGGAGTCCTATCACGGCATGCTCGCCTGCGTCATCGCGGGCGCGGGCATCGCGCTGATGCCGCGCTCAATGCTGGAAAGTATGCCGGGCCACCATCAGGTTGAAGCCTGGCCGCTGGCGGAAAACTGGCGCTGGCTCACTACCTGGCTGGTGTGGCGACGCGGGGCGATGACCCGCCAGCTGGAAGCCTTTATAGCGCTGCTAAACGAACGTCTTCAACCAGCGCCTTCTCCATAA
- the marB gene encoding multiple antibiotic resistance protein MarB: MKVTASAALALLVLFSSQTFAEQTPGATQQNNHDTMILPSAHDQSPYDFNHMGAGSDKSDELGVPYYNQHGL; this comes from the coding sequence ATGAAAGTTACCGCCTCCGCCGCCCTCGCCTTGCTGGTGCTGTTTTCCAGCCAGACCTTCGCGGAGCAAACCCCAGGTGCAACGCAGCAAAATAATCATGACACGATGATTTTGCCGTCAGCACATGACCAGTCGCCTTATGATTTCAACCACATGGGTGCTGGTAGCGACAAATCCGACGAATTAGGCGTGCCTTATTATAATCAGCACGGCCTCTGA
- the marR gene encoding multiple antibiotic resistance transcriptional regulator MarR has protein sequence MKSTSDIFNDVVPLGRLIHMVNQKKDRLLNDYLSPLDITATQFKVLCSIRCEVCITPVELKKVLSVDLGALTRMLDRLVCKGWVERSPNPNDKRGVLVRLTSDGAAMCEQCHQLVGQTLHQELTKNLTADEVATLELLLKKILP, from the coding sequence GTGAAAAGCACCAGTGATATCTTTAACGACGTTGTTCCGCTGGGTCGTCTTATTCATATGGTTAACCAGAAAAAAGATCGCCTGCTCAATGACTACCTGTCACCGCTGGATATCACCGCAACACAGTTCAAAGTGCTGTGTTCCATTCGCTGCGAAGTGTGTATCACGCCGGTTGAGCTGAAAAAGGTGCTCTCTGTCGATCTGGGTGCGTTAACCCGCATGCTCGATCGTCTCGTCTGCAAAGGATGGGTAGAACGAAGCCCTAACCCGAATGACAAACGCGGCGTACTGGTCAGGCTCACCAGCGATGGTGCGGCTATGTGCGAGCAATGTCATCAATTAGTAGGACAAACACTGCATCAGGAACTAACAAAAAACTTAACGGCAGATGAAGTGGCTACCCTTGAGCTTTTGCTGAAGAAAATACTGCCGTAA
- the marA gene encoding MDR efflux pump AcrAB transcriptional activator MarA: protein MSRRNTDAITIHSILDWIEDNLESPLSLEKVSERSGYSKWHLQRMFKKETGHSLGQYIRSRKLTEIAQKLKESNEPILYLAERYGFESQQTLTRTFKNYFDVPPHKYRITSVPGESRYLYPLKHCS from the coding sequence ATGTCCAGACGCAATACTGACGCTATCACTATTCATAGCATTTTGGACTGGATCGAAGATAACCTGGAATCGCCGCTCTCCCTTGAAAAAGTGTCTGAGCGTTCAGGTTACTCCAAATGGCACCTGCAACGGATGTTCAAAAAAGAGACCGGTCATTCATTAGGTCAATATATTCGCAGCCGCAAGCTGACGGAAATTGCCCAGAAACTGAAAGAAAGCAATGAACCGATCCTTTATCTGGCGGAGCGTTACGGATTTGAATCACAGCAAACCCTCACGCGTACGTTCAAGAACTATTTTGACGTGCCGCCTCATAAGTACCGAATTACCAGCGTGCCGGGTGAATCCCGTTACCTGTATCCGTTAAAACACTGTAGTTAA
- a CDS encoding MarC family NAAT transporter: protein MLDLIKAIGLGLVVLLPLANPLTTVALFLGLAGNMNSAERNHQSMMASVYVFAIMMVAYYAGQLVMNTFGISIPGLRIAGGLIVAFIGFRMLFPAQKAHESPEATSKSEELESEPSANIAFVPLAMPSTAGPGTIAMIISSASTVRDSSTFPDWVLTVAPPLIFALIGVIVWASLRSSGAIMRWVGKGGIEAISRLMGFLLVCMGVQFIINGVLEIIKTYH from the coding sequence ATGTTGGATTTGATTAAAGCAATTGGTCTCGGGCTGGTGGTACTGCTGCCGTTAGCTAACCCGTTAACGACGGTGGCGCTGTTCCTGGGGCTGGCAGGGAATATGAACAGCGCCGAGCGCAACCATCAGTCGATGATGGCTTCGGTGTATGTGTTTGCCATTATGATGGTGGCCTACTACGCCGGACAGCTGGTGATGAACACCTTCGGGATTTCAATTCCCGGGCTGCGTATAGCGGGCGGGCTGATTGTGGCCTTTATCGGCTTCCGCATGCTGTTCCCGGCGCAAAAAGCGCACGAGTCTCCGGAGGCAACCAGCAAATCTGAAGAGCTGGAGTCCGAACCGAGCGCGAATATTGCTTTTGTACCGCTGGCCATGCCGAGTACGGCCGGGCCGGGTACCATCGCGATGATCATCAGTTCTGCATCGACGGTGCGCGACAGCTCTACCTTCCCGGACTGGGTACTGACCGTTGCGCCACCGCTAATTTTTGCACTTATTGGGGTTATCGTGTGGGCGTCTCTGCGCAGTTCCGGTGCGATCATGCGCTGGGTGGGCAAGGGCGGAATCGAGGCGATTTCCCGTCTGATGGGCTTCTTACTGGTCTGTATGGGCGTGCAGTTTATTATTAACGGCGTGCTGGAGATTATTAAGACCTACCACTGA
- a CDS encoding sugar transporter: MTTNTVSRRVAWLRVVTLAIAAFIFNTTEFVPVGLLSDIAESFRMETAQVGIMLTIYAWVVALMSLPFMLLTSQMERRRLLIGLFALFIASHVLSFMAWNFTVLVISRIGIAFAHAVFWSITASLAIRLAPAGKRAQALSLIATGTALAMVLGLPIGRIVGQYFGWRTTFFAIGMGALVTLVCLIKLLPALPSEHSGSLKSLPLLMRRPALLSIYLLTVIVVTAHYTAYSYIEPFVQVVAGFSANFATLLLLILGGAGIIGSVLFGKLGNQHASLLVSSAIGLLLACLVLLLPASGSESQLAILSLFWGVAIMIIGLGMQVKVLALAPDATDVAMSLFSGIFNLGIGAGALVGNQISLHVSMSAIGYLGAIPALVALVWSVLIFRKWPVALEEQGQHG; this comes from the coding sequence ATGACAACGAACACAGTTTCCCGCAGGGTCGCGTGGCTACGCGTGGTCACGCTGGCCATTGCCGCATTTATTTTTAACACCACAGAATTTGTTCCGGTTGGGCTGTTGTCTGACATAGCAGAAAGCTTCCGGATGGAAACGGCGCAGGTGGGGATTATGTTAACTATCTACGCCTGGGTGGTGGCTCTGATGTCTTTGCCGTTTATGTTGCTGACCAGCCAGATGGAGCGGCGCAGGCTGTTGATCGGCCTGTTTGCCCTGTTCATTGCCAGCCATGTCCTGTCGTTTATGGCGTGGAATTTTACGGTGCTGGTCATTAGCCGCATCGGCATTGCCTTTGCCCACGCGGTATTCTGGTCGATCACCGCGTCGCTGGCTATTCGGCTCGCGCCGGCGGGTAAACGCGCCCAGGCCTTGAGCCTGATTGCCACCGGTACCGCGCTGGCGATGGTGCTGGGGCTGCCCATTGGCCGCATCGTAGGACAGTACTTCGGCTGGCGTACCACCTTCTTTGCCATCGGCATGGGCGCGCTGGTGACGCTGGTGTGTCTGATTAAGCTGCTGCCCGCGCTGCCAAGCGAACACTCCGGCTCGCTGAAAAGCCTGCCGCTGCTGATGCGTCGCCCGGCGCTGCTGAGTATCTACCTGCTTACCGTTATCGTGGTTACCGCGCACTACACGGCGTACAGCTACATTGAACCGTTTGTGCAGGTGGTCGCGGGCTTTAGCGCAAACTTTGCCACCCTCTTACTGCTCATTCTCGGCGGCGCGGGCATTATTGGCAGCGTGCTGTTTGGTAAACTGGGTAACCAGCATGCCTCCTTGCTGGTGAGCAGCGCCATCGGCCTGCTGCTGGCGTGCCTGGTGCTGCTGCTGCCTGCGTCAGGCAGCGAAAGCCAGCTGGCGATCCTGAGCCTGTTCTGGGGCGTGGCGATCATGATTATTGGTCTCGGCATGCAGGTGAAAGTCCTGGCCCTGGCGCCGGATGCCACGGACGTGGCGATGTCGCTGTTCTCGGGGATTTTCAATCTGGGGATTGGCGCGGGGGCGCTGGTGGGCAATCAGATTAGCCTGCACGTATCGATGTCGGCGATTGGCTATCTGGGGGCGATTCCGGCGCTCGTCGCGCTCGTCTGGTCGGTACTCATCTTCCGCAAGTGGCCGGTGGCGCTGGAGGAACAAGGGCAGCACGGGTGA
- a CDS encoding PhzF family phenazine biosynthesis protein: MQEIDFYLVDAFSNTSFGGNPAAVCPLNEWLPDETLLKMAQQHNQSETAFFVCTKGGIELRWFTTLTEVNLCGHATLAAAYVLFNELDYPDSRIHFDTASGRLTVSREGEWMTLDFPACPTREETPPPEMLAALGIRHYVEARKGRAWVIVLENPRQVEALAPRFSAMTPGEHKVSVTAPGEGEYDFVSRFFSPGVAVPEDPVTGSAHTMLIPYWSEKLGKTAMFARQVSARGGDVRCELKGERVLMSGQASCYLKGTVYLR, from the coding sequence ATGCAGGAGATTGATTTTTATCTGGTAGATGCATTCAGCAATACCTCGTTCGGCGGCAATCCGGCAGCGGTTTGCCCGCTGAACGAATGGCTGCCGGATGAGACGTTACTGAAAATGGCGCAGCAGCATAATCAGTCGGAAACCGCATTTTTCGTCTGCACTAAGGGCGGCATTGAGCTACGCTGGTTTACCACGCTCACTGAAGTCAATCTCTGCGGTCACGCCACCCTGGCCGCCGCGTACGTTCTGTTTAATGAACTCGATTACCCCGACTCGCGGATCCACTTTGATACCGCCTCTGGCCGACTGACGGTCAGCCGGGAGGGAGAGTGGATGACGCTGGACTTCCCGGCGTGCCCGACCCGTGAAGAGACGCCGCCGCCGGAGATGCTCGCGGCGCTCGGTATCCGCCATTACGTTGAAGCCCGTAAAGGCCGCGCCTGGGTGATTGTGCTGGAAAATCCCCGGCAGGTTGAAGCGCTTGCGCCGCGCTTTTCGGCAATGACGCCGGGCGAGCATAAAGTGAGCGTGACGGCACCGGGTGAAGGGGAATATGACTTTGTCAGCCGCTTCTTCTCACCGGGCGTTGCCGTTCCGGAAGATCCGGTGACTGGATCCGCGCACACGATGCTGATCCCCTACTGGAGCGAAAAGCTGGGGAAAACGGCAATGTTTGCCCGTCAGGTTTCGGCGCGCGGCGGGGATGTGCGCTGCGAGCTGAAAGGGGAGCGCGTATTGATGAGCGGTCAGGCGTCGTGCTACCTGAAAGGCACTGTGTATCTGCGCTAA
- a CDS encoding GNAT family N-acetyltransferase translates to MYSITSESARHPDILMLIAALDRYQSELYPAESNHLLDLSELPATSLILMIVRDPQLQAVGCGAIVLNGDGTGEMKRVYIDPAHRGQHLAEKLLAALEDEALSRHCHTVRLETGIKQHAAIRLYERSGYDRRPAFAPYVDDPLSLFMEKALVEDVRLAAL, encoded by the coding sequence ATGTATTCCATTACCTCTGAATCTGCACGTCACCCGGACATTCTTATGCTGATTGCGGCCCTCGACCGTTATCAGAGCGAACTCTATCCCGCCGAAAGCAACCATCTGCTCGATCTTTCAGAACTGCCCGCGACATCCCTTATCCTGATGATCGTCCGCGACCCGCAGCTTCAGGCCGTTGGCTGTGGAGCTATCGTGCTCAACGGCGACGGAACGGGGGAGATGAAGCGGGTTTATATCGATCCGGCCCATCGCGGGCAACATCTGGCTGAGAAGCTGCTGGCCGCGCTGGAAGATGAGGCCCTGAGCCGTCACTGCCATACCGTACGGCTGGAAACGGGCATCAAACAGCATGCCGCGATTCGTCTTTATGAACGAAGCGGCTACGATCGGCGTCCGGCGTTTGCCCCATATGTGGACGATCCGCTCAGCCTGTTTATGGAGAAGGCGCTGGTTGAAGACGTTCGTTTAGCAGCGCTATAA
- a CDS encoding lysozyme inhibitor LprI family protein, protein MRAKYSFIVLSTLLFSFTATAGLFDSAPEFKCGREDAVAAMQAKIRDDAMSKLQETYLATPSQFYGKPLKSYQEKANQIAIHLENVTTKPFDKNDSNRSCSAKVTLAIPTEILGFIAAYPQKLERINQGGGKVLNNSVQWDNFVYILSLADNEKDISASYEYSDRDYVSQSLVDMTMLAMNKSEFEKADLNNKLNDAVLAYSENDSQLNNLWKSLPESVRASMKKEQNLWINEKAKKCGKISDASSTATPVETRINIYQCQADITHERYVYLGGEEERQY, encoded by the coding sequence ATGCGTGCAAAATATTCTTTTATCGTACTCAGTACGTTGCTGTTTTCATTTACTGCCACTGCAGGCTTGTTCGATTCTGCGCCCGAATTTAAATGTGGTCGTGAGGATGCCGTTGCTGCTATGCAAGCAAAAATCAGAGATGATGCAATGAGTAAATTGCAGGAAACGTATCTGGCAACGCCTTCGCAATTTTATGGAAAACCACTTAAATCATACCAGGAAAAAGCAAATCAAATAGCCATTCATCTGGAGAATGTTACAACTAAACCATTTGATAAAAATGATTCAAACCGCAGTTGCTCCGCTAAGGTCACGCTCGCCATACCTACGGAAATCCTTGGGTTTATTGCAGCCTATCCTCAGAAACTAGAGCGGATAAATCAAGGTGGTGGCAAGGTGCTTAATAACAGTGTTCAATGGGATAATTTTGTATATATATTATCCCTGGCGGACAATGAGAAAGACATTTCAGCATCCTATGAATATTCTGACAGAGATTATGTCTCCCAATCATTGGTCGATATGACTATGCTGGCCATGAATAAATCCGAATTTGAGAAAGCCGATCTCAACAACAAATTAAACGATGCAGTGCTGGCCTATTCTGAGAACGATAGTCAACTCAATAATCTCTGGAAATCTCTTCCAGAGTCAGTCAGGGCCTCTATGAAAAAAGAACAGAATCTCTGGATTAACGAGAAAGCTAAAAAATGCGGGAAGATCAGTGATGCGTCTTCCACTGCCACGCCTGTTGAAACAAGAATTAATATCTATCAGTGCCAGGCTGACATAACCCATGAAAGATATGTCTATCTGGGTGGAGAGGAAGAAAGACAGTATTAA
- a CDS encoding PhzF family phenazine biosynthesis protein → MREIDFYLVDAFSDKTFGGNAAAVCPLEEWLPDETLLKMAQQHNQSETAFLVRTDGGFELRWFTTLHEINLCGHATLAASHVIFEYLDYPHTEIHFTTRFVGELTVKRSGDWLTLDFPAWSTEVVDNPPPALFSALGIPAAKEVRVGRDYCVVLESQQQVEALMPDIGAMVPLGKMVCVTAPGEGEYDFVSRFFCPGEGVPEDPVTGSTHSMLIPYWSERLGKTSLNARQVSYRGGDLRCELKGDRVLIAGQATLYLKGRIFLR, encoded by the coding sequence ATGCGGGAAATTGATTTTTATCTGGTGGATGCCTTCAGCGACAAAACCTTTGGCGGCAACGCGGCAGCGGTATGTCCTCTGGAAGAGTGGCTGCCGGACGAGACGCTTCTCAAGATGGCACAGCAGCATAACCAGTCGGAAACCGCGTTTTTAGTGCGAACCGACGGCGGATTTGAACTGCGCTGGTTCACCACGCTGCATGAAATTAACCTCTGCGGCCATGCGACCCTCGCGGCATCACACGTCATTTTTGAGTATCTGGACTATCCGCATACGGAAATCCACTTTACCACGCGCTTCGTAGGGGAGCTGACGGTCAAACGCAGCGGCGACTGGCTGACGCTGGATTTCCCCGCATGGTCCACGGAGGTTGTCGATAACCCACCGCCTGCACTGTTTAGCGCGCTGGGCATCCCGGCGGCAAAAGAGGTGCGCGTCGGGCGAGACTACTGCGTGGTGCTGGAGAGCCAGCAGCAGGTGGAGGCATTAATGCCGGATATTGGCGCGATGGTTCCGCTGGGCAAAATGGTCTGCGTAACCGCGCCGGGCGAAGGGGAATATGACTTCGTCAGCCGCTTTTTCTGCCCGGGCGAAGGGGTGCCGGAGGATCCGGTTACCGGGTCCACGCACAGCATGCTGATCCCCTACTGGAGTGAAAGGCTGGGTAAGACGTCGCTTAACGCCCGCCAGGTGTCGTACCGCGGCGGGGATCTTCGCTGCGAGCTGAAGGGCGACCGCGTACTCATTGCTGGTCAGGCCACCCTGTACCTGAAAGGGCGGATCTTTTTACGCTAG
- the sad gene encoding succinate-semialdehyde dehydrogenase gives MKYSSATHALSVNPATGETLASYPWATQEEVERAIALADAGFRHWRCESVAHRAQKLRDLGTALRGRAEEMARMMSREMGKPIQQARAEVAKSAGLCDWYAEHGPAMLNAEPTQVENDNAVIEYRPLGPILAVMPWNFPLWQVLRGAVPILLAGNSYLLKHAPNVLGSAELIAQIFADAGFPEGVFGWVNATNDGVSQAINDRRIAAVTVTGSVRAGAAIGAQAGAALKKCVLELGGSDPFIVLNDADLDLAVKAAVAGRYQNTGQVCAAAKRFIVEEGIADTFTRRFVDAVSALKMGSPDEEENYLGPMARYDLRDELHQQVQASLAEGATLLLGGEKISGEGNYYAPTVLANVTPSMTAFRQELFGPVAAITVAKDAAHALTLANDSDFGLSATVFTADAALADKFSRELECGGVFINGYSASDARVAFGGVKKSGFGRELSHFGLHEFCNVQTVWKDRV, from the coding sequence ATGAAATATTCATCTGCTACACATGCTCTGTCCGTTAACCCTGCAACGGGCGAAACGCTCGCCTCGTATCCGTGGGCGACGCAGGAAGAGGTTGAACGTGCCATCGCGCTGGCTGATGCGGGCTTTCGTCACTGGCGGTGCGAAAGCGTAGCCCACCGGGCGCAGAAGCTGCGCGATCTCGGCACCGCGCTGCGCGGTCGCGCGGAAGAGATGGCCCGGATGATGTCCCGCGAGATGGGAAAACCCATTCAGCAGGCGCGGGCGGAAGTGGCGAAATCAGCGGGCCTTTGCGACTGGTATGCCGAACATGGCCCGGCGATGCTGAATGCTGAACCCACGCAGGTCGAGAATGACAACGCGGTCATCGAGTATCGTCCGCTGGGGCCAATTCTGGCGGTGATGCCATGGAACTTCCCGCTCTGGCAGGTGCTGCGCGGCGCGGTGCCGATCCTGCTGGCAGGTAACAGCTATCTGCTCAAACACGCGCCCAACGTGCTCGGCTCGGCGGAACTTATCGCGCAGATTTTTGCGGACGCCGGCTTCCCTGAAGGGGTATTCGGCTGGGTGAACGCCACCAATGACGGCGTAAGCCAGGCGATTAACGATCGTCGCATTGCGGCGGTAACCGTCACCGGCAGCGTGCGCGCCGGGGCAGCCATTGGCGCGCAGGCGGGGGCGGCTCTGAAAAAATGCGTTCTTGAGCTGGGGGGTTCTGACCCGTTCATCGTTCTCAACGATGCCGACCTGGATCTTGCCGTGAAGGCGGCGGTAGCAGGGCGCTACCAGAATACCGGGCAGGTGTGCGCGGCGGCCAAACGGTTCATTGTGGAAGAGGGTATTGCAGACACCTTTACCCGACGCTTCGTTGACGCCGTCTCCGCGTTAAAGATGGGCTCGCCGGATGAAGAAGAGAACTACCTTGGCCCGATGGCGCGCTATGATCTGCGCGATGAACTGCATCAGCAGGTGCAGGCGAGCCTGGCAGAAGGGGCAACGCTGCTGCTGGGGGGAGAGAAAATCAGCGGTGAGGGGAATTATTACGCGCCAACCGTGCTGGCGAACGTCACCCCGTCGATGACGGCCTTCCGCCAGGAGCTGTTTGGTCCGGTCGCGGCCATTACCGTTGCGAAAGACGCGGCGCACGCCCTGACGCTTGCCAATGACAGCGACTTTGGCCTGTCTGCCACGGTCTTCACCGCCGACGCAGCGCTTGCGGATAAATTCTCTCGCGAGCTGGAGTGCGGCGGGGTGTTTATCAACGGATACAGCGCCAGCGACGCGCGCGTGGCCTTTGGTGGCGTGAAGAAAAGTGGCTTTGGCCGCGAGCTTTCCCATTTTGGTTTGCACGAGTTCTGTAATGTGCAGACGGTGTGGAAGGATCGCGTGTAA
- a CDS encoding methyl-accepting chemotaxis protein, which yields MNLTQIFRRIAQRLIPRQFGLLTGIFCIIGLFSALQLSSSFLLNASLKEAQRNERQNLLAYQQQSKLDLARVSLLAASDLLNRSGVWFMQDKETGSEGSWHSLMDDAQKSLAVSQQAWKAWLALSPPKDEALINSYQLFYDAIKEQSEALVRTNSIDAFFAVPAQAFQTDFNDNYARYQQASETQAMQGRQALMAQLSGLQTLFLLAPVLLLAIAAAVWFGMSRWVITPLRRLIAHINRLAAGDLSGTPPDVMRFNRETGQLSDSVATMQRGLQQLVTQVSHATATMVENIGSLAEGNQKLYQQSARQAKELEEVTAHIAALETHVEGNTGYARLASSRADEARQAAVGGDQMMSTVNASMQAIVERSSEMRGIVAMIDSVAFQTNILALNAAIEAAHAGNQGRGFAVVAREVGLLARKSSHSTQTIQELINRSVQGIEDGSRAVNLMEENLQQVTGLVGNLSSLLNEISTATLSQGESIHQMTRQLQALNQVSRQTDLLVSDASEASERLQKQSDLLLQAVSRFRLSA from the coding sequence ATGAACCTAACGCAAATTTTTCGCCGTATTGCGCAGCGTCTTATCCCTCGCCAGTTTGGCCTGCTGACGGGTATCTTTTGTATTATTGGCCTTTTCTCCGCGCTGCAGCTCTCCTCATCCTTTCTGCTGAACGCCTCCCTGAAGGAAGCTCAGCGCAATGAACGGCAAAACCTGCTGGCGTATCAGCAGCAGAGCAAGCTGGATCTGGCGCGCGTCTCCCTGCTGGCGGCGAGCGATCTGCTCAACCGCTCCGGCGTCTGGTTTATGCAGGATAAAGAAACCGGCTCGGAAGGAAGCTGGCACAGCCTGATGGACGACGCACAAAAGTCGCTGGCGGTTTCTCAGCAGGCATGGAAAGCCTGGCTGGCGCTCAGCCCGCCAAAAGATGAGGCGCTGATTAACAGTTACCAGCTTTTCTACGATGCCATTAAGGAGCAATCGGAAGCGCTTGTCAGAACCAACTCGATTGATGCCTTTTTTGCCGTGCCGGCACAGGCGTTTCAGACCGACTTTAACGACAACTACGCGCGCTATCAGCAGGCCAGCGAGACGCAGGCCATGCAGGGGCGTCAGGCTTTAATGGCGCAGCTCTCCGGTCTGCAAACGTTGTTCCTGCTGGCGCCGGTTCTGCTGCTCGCCATCGCCGCAGCCGTCTGGTTCGGTATGTCCAGGTGGGTGATTACGCCGTTGCGTCGGCTTATTGCACATATTAACCGGCTGGCCGCTGGAGATCTCTCCGGCACGCCGCCGGACGTGATGCGCTTTAACCGGGAGACGGGACAGCTTAGCGACAGCGTTGCCACCATGCAGCGCGGCTTGCAGCAGCTGGTGACGCAGGTCAGCCACGCCACAGCCACGATGGTGGAGAACATTGGCTCCCTCGCCGAGGGAAACCAGAAGCTGTACCAGCAGTCGGCGCGTCAGGCAAAGGAGCTGGAGGAGGTCACAGCGCATATCGCGGCGCTGGAAACCCACGTGGAAGGGAATACCGGCTATGCCCGCCTCGCCAGCTCGCGCGCGGATGAAGCGCGTCAGGCTGCCGTAGGAGGCGACCAGATGATGTCGACCGTGAATGCCTCCATGCAGGCGATCGTCGAGCGATCGTCAGAGATGCGCGGGATCGTGGCGATGATCGACAGCGTGGCGTTTCAGACTAACATTCTGGCGCTCAACGCCGCCATTGAGGCCGCCCATGCCGGAAACCAGGGGCGCGGGTTTGCCGTCGTCGCCCGGGAAGTCGGGCTCCTGGCGAGAAAGAGCAGCCACTCGACGCAGACCATTCAGGAGTTGATCAACCGCTCCGTGCAGGGCATTGAAGACGGCTCCCGCGCCGTGAATCTGATGGAAGAGAACCTGCAGCAGGTCACCGGTCTGGTGGGCAATTTAAGCAGTTTGCTGAATGAAATCTCGACCGCCACGCTCAGTCAGGGAGAAAGTATTCACCAGATGACGCGCCAGCTTCAGGCGCTGAATCAGGTCTCGCGCCAGACGGATCTGCTGGTTTCTGACGCCTCGGAGGCCTCTGAACGCCTGCAAAAGCAGTCCGATCTTTTATTGCAGGCCGTTTCGCGTTTTCGTCTTAGCGCCTGA